From a single Strix uralensis isolate ZFMK-TIS-50842 chromosome 27, bStrUra1, whole genome shotgun sequence genomic region:
- the SLC39A3 gene encoding zinc transporter ZIP3 — translation MKIVVAKVLCLMGICVLMLAGSLLPVKIIEADYEKAHRSKKVLALCNSFGGGVFLATCFNTLLPAVREKLAEVLRQGNVTTDYPVAETIMMVGFFVTVFVEQLILTFQKEKPSFIDLETFNAGSDVGSDSEYESPFIASSRGRTLHSEHGQRSHSHGLNIQELSRSGPLRLIGLVFALCTHSIFEGLALGLQEEGDKVLSLFLGVAIHETLVAVALGISMAKTSLPLKDAAKMAVTVSLMIPVGISVGMGIQSTQNAASSITSLLLQGIAGGTFLFVTFFEILAKELEDKTDRLLKVLFLVLGYAALAGLVFLKW, via the exons ATGAAGATTGTGGTCGCCAAAGTGCTGTGTCTGATGGGCATCTGCGTCCTCATGCTGGCTGGGTCCCTCCTCCCCGTCAAGATCATTGAGGCCGATTACGAGAAAGCGCATCGCTCCAAGAAGGTCCTTGCCCTCTGCAATTCTTTTGGAGGAGGGGTCTTCCTGGCCACCTGCTTCAACACCTTGCTGCCTGCCGTGAGGGAAAAG CTCGCTGAAGTTCTCAGGCAGGGGAACGTGACCACGGACTACCCGGTGGCCGAGACCATCATGATGGTTGGCTTCTTTGTGACGGTCTTTgtggagcagctcatcttgaCCTTCCAGAAGGAAAAACCCTCCTTCATTGACTTGGAGACCTTCAACGCCGGTTCGGATGTGGGGAGCGACTCTGAATACGAGAGTCCCTTCATCGCGTCTTCCCGAGGGCGCACGTTACACAGCGAACACGGTCAGCGCTCCCACAGCCACGGCCTGAACATCCAGGAGCTCTCCCGCTCCGGACCCTTACGGCTCATCGGGCTGGTGTTTGCTTTGTGTACGCACTCCATCTTCGAGGGACTGGCCCTGGGCTTGCAGGAGGAGGGCGACAAAGTCCTGAGCTTGTTCCTAGGAGTTGCCATTCACGAGACGCTGGTAGCGGTGGCTTTGGGCATCAGCATGGCCAAGACCTCGTTGCCGCTGAAGGACGCTGCGAAGATGGCCGTGACCGTGAGCCTGATGATTCCTGTGGGCATCAGCGTCGGGATGGGGATTCAGAGCACCCAAAACGCAGCCAGCAGCATTACTTCCCTGCTCCTGCAAGGCATCGCGGGGGGCACTTTCTTGTTCGTCACCTTCTTTGAGATCCTTGCGAAGGAGTTGGAAGACAAGACCGACCGTCTCCTGAAGGTTCTGTTCCTGGTGCTGGGCTACGCGGCTCTGGCGGGGCTGGTTTTCCTCAAGTGGTGA
- the DIRAS1 gene encoding GTP-binding protein Di-Ras1, producing MPEQSNDYRVVVFGAGGVGKSSLVLRFVKGTFRDTYIPTIEDTYRQVISCDKSVCTLQITDTTGSHQFPAMQRLSISKGHAFILVFSVTSKQSLEELKPIYQQIVQIKGSVESIPIMLVGNKCDETQREVESREGEAVAKEWKCAFMETSAKMNYNVKELFQELLNLEKRRNVSLTIDGKRSSKQKRTDKIKGKCSIM from the coding sequence ATGCCGGAGCAGAGCAACGACTACCGGGTGGTGGTGTTCGGCGCCGGCGGCGTGGGCAAGAGCTCGCTGGTGCTGCGCTTCGTGAAAGGAACCTTCCGCGACACCTACATCCCCACCATCGAGGACACGTACCGCCAGGTCATCAGCTGCGACAAGAGCGTCTGCACCCTGCAGATCACCGACACCACCGGCAGCCACCAGTTCCCGGCCATGCAGCGACTCTCCATCTCCAAGGGCCATGCCTTCATCCTCGTCTTCTCCGTCACCAGCAAACAATCCCTGGAGGAGCTGAAACCCATCTACCAGCAGATCGTGCAGATCAAGGGCAGCGTGGAGAGCATCCCCATCATGCTGGTGGGCAACAAATGCGACGAGACGCAGCGGGAGGTggagagcagggagggggaggccGTGGCCAAGGAGTGGAAATGCGCCTTCATGGAGACCTCGGCCAAGATGAACTACAACGTCAAGGAGCTCTTCCAGGAGCTGCTGAACCTGGAGAAGCGGCGGAACGTCAGCCTCACCATCGACGGGAAGCGCTCCAGCAAGCAGAAGAGGACAGACAAAATCAAGGGGAAGTGCAGCATCATGTAG